The Candidatus Omnitrophota bacterium DNA window TCTTACAGGGATATTTCAGGTGATCTTAAGCTTTCTTATTCCCAGTTCAAGGAGCTGGAGGCCTTTGCCAGGTTCGGTACGCAGGTGGAAGAGCAGACCCGCAAGACCATAGAAAGGGGCCGGCGTGTCCAGGAAGTCCTCAAGCAGAAACAGTATGGACCCATTCCGGTCGATGAGCAGATAGCGGTATTGCTGGCGGTCACTGAAGGACTCTTGGACGAGGTGCCATTGGAAAAAATATCCGAAGCCAAAGAAAACCTCAGGAAGCTCTTCAGGGAAGAGAAAAAGGAAATAGCCGAAAAGCTGCGTTCCGGCGGGGAGCTTGAAGAGGGCGACCGGGAAAGCATTTTGAAGACCGTAAAAAAAGCCGTTGAAAACCTTAAAGAGGATGCCGGGGAAGAACAAGCCCCACCGGAGGGTCCCGAAGAAGAGAAATAGCCCTTATGCAGAAAATAACCGCGATAAACAGGAAGATTCAGAGTACCGAACAGATGCAGTCGGTGGTCAAGACCATGAAAGTGCTTTCGGCGGTCAATATACGCCATTACAGTCAGGCCGTGGAGGCTCTCGGCGAATTCAGTGATAACCTGCACGGCGCCCTAGGGCTGGTACTGGAGAGGATGAACCTTAAGGGGCGTCTGGCCGGAGAGGATACCCGCAAAAGCAGCGTCGGGATCATAGTGTTCGGTTCACAGAGGGGCCTGAGCGGGAGATTCAATGAGCAGGTCATATCCCGCGCATTCGGTGAAATGGAGAAGATGAACGCGAGCGCTGATGCGGCGCTCATTTGCGTGGGCAAAGAGGTCGCCTCGAGGATACGAGATAGAAAAATAGACAGGGTATTTTCCTTCCCCGGTTCCGATGAAGGCATAATCCCGCTCATAAACGAAATGCTCATACGGATAGAGAGCTGGAGAAGCACAGACGGCATCGAGAACATATACATATACAATAACCGGCCGGTATCCGGGGCCGCTTTTTCTCCCGGGGCAAAGAGATTGTTCCCGCTCGACGAGGACTGGCTAAAGAAACTTGAGGGAAAGAAGTGGCCCACGAAAATGCTGCCTTTGCTCAACACGCCCGCGGAAGAATTGTTTTCTTCTCTCATCCGACAGCATTTTTTCGTTTCGATCTATGAGAGTTTCATGGATTCGCTGGCAGCCGAGAACGCCAGCCGCCTCGCGGCTATGCAGGCGGCTGAAAAGAACATAGAAGAGAAAATGGACGAACTGAGGTCCCTTTATAACCATTTGCGCCAGAGCTCAATAACTGCCGAGCTTCTGGACATCATTTCAGGCTTCGAGGCGCTGGAAAAGAAGAGGTGAGAATCTATGAACACGCACGGGATAAAACCCAAAGATATCATGCAGGCGATGGAGATAGAACATGATCTTATAGACAGGATGCTCACTCTTCTTAAAAAAGAAGAAGATGTGATCAGCGAGAAGGACCTGCTTAACAGAGAGTTCATAGATCTAGTGATCGAATTTTTCCGGGATTTCGTGCAGGAGGTCCATCATGCCAAGCGGGTCAAAATCAATGAAAAACTCATGGAAAAGGACCTGAGCCTGGAAGACAGGGGAGCACTTAAAGACTTTATCAGCAAGCAGGGTCATATACGGAAGATCGTGGATCTTCTGGAAGAGGCCAGGAAGAAACTGGAACTGCATGACGGAAAGATCGTAGACAAGGCTCATCGGGAGATAGCCGAACTTATTATGCAGTATTCCGAGCAGATGATGACCGCCAGAAGAATGTACCCGGCTCTCATCAAGGAATATCTGGACGAGTCCGAAAGAGCGGAGCTCGTGCGCCAGATTATGCAGACGGAAAAAATAAAGGACTGGGGAAAGTTCGAGGAGACGATAAGGCGCCTGGAAAAAGCGAGGGGGGTTCGTCCTCGGGGAGGCGAAAGGTGAAAAGCAGAGTAGTCATCATTGATGAGATGAATCCCGAAAAAGCCGTTACGAAAGCTCTGGAAGAGATGGAGGGGCTGGACGGGCTTTTCAGGGGCAAGCATGTGGCGGTCAAGCCCAACGACACCTGGGCCAGTGATGACGACAACAGCGCCTGCACCCGGCCGGATACGCTCAAGGGGGCACTCCGCCATATAAAACACTTCAACCCCCGAAAGATCACGGTGACCGGCGGAGCGGGAGCCGGCCAGACCGATAAGATCTTTTCCCTGCTCGGCCTGGATAAGGTCATCCGGGAAGAAGACGTCGAGTTCTTCGATCATAACCGGGGGCCCTTCCGGGAAGTCTCGCTTGACCATGGTCCCCAAAAAAGCGTCATGGTCAATCCGTATGTTCTTGAATACGACACGGTAGTATCCCTGGCCCAGCACAAGGTACATGACAGCGCAGTGGTGACGCTCGGCCTTAAGAATATCGCCATGTCCTATCCGGCTGCCGATTATTACGGGCATCCGAGGAATAAGAAGGAGCATCCGCATAATTTCTTCAGAGATCTTCATTCGTTCATCGCTGGCATGTGCGCGAGGTTCACGATAGATCTTGGTATAATCTCGGGATTTCCGGCCATGACCGGAAAAGGTCCGATCGGCGGGAATGCCTTCGATTCGGGACTTGTCATTGCTTCCACTGACCCGGTGGCCTGCGACAGGATAGGATCTGAGGTTCTCGGGCGTGGTGAAGCGCCTTACGTGCGCATTGCCGGCGAACTGGGGCTGGGCAGGTGGGAGCTCGGTGATATAGACTGTTATCCGCTTACCCTGGATGAGGCAAAGGATATATTCACATCCAGACAAAGCGCATCGTAATAGAAAGGAGGTCATAAATGTCCAAGAAACGAGCCCATGTAACGATAAAAGGAAGAGTGCAGGGGGTCTTTTTTCGGACAACCGCCGAGGAAAAGGCTTCTTCCTTGGGTATCTCCGGTTGGATCACCAACAGAAGGGACGGTACGGTGGAAGGGCTTTTCGAAGGTGAAGAAGAGGCGGTTGATGAAATGGTCTCATGGTGCTACGAGGGTTCAGGACCCGCTGACGTGAGGGACGTAGACGTAAAGGAAGAAGAATATACGGGTGAGCTTAACGGTTTCAGTGTGAGGTGAGGAAGATGAAGATAGATTCCTATTCCTTCGGCAATATGTCGGTAAACGGTAAAACCTATGAAAACGACCTTATTGTCTATCCGGATAAGGTCGAACCGGAGTGGTGGAGAGAAGAGGGACATTCTCTTTCGGCCAAGGACCTTGAGGGGGTCATCGGATACGGCCCCGATTATCTTGTAGTCGGCCGCGGCGCCAGCAGCAACATGGCTATTCCGGATGAGACCAGCAAGGCGATAGAGGATAAGGGGATAGAACTTCTTTCCGGGGGCACGGAGGAGATGTACGAGGTGTTCAATCGGCATATGAAAGAGGGCAAAAAGACGGTCGGTGCTTTTCATTTAACTTGTTGAAGAATTTATGCACATTAGGCGTATTTACCTCTGTACGGACCGGCAGCGCGCTTTTCTTTTGCCGGATCAGTAAAGAATAAATGAGGCTCCGGGCGTTATGGATTGACCCGTTCGAAGAAGGGAGAAAAAGATGTCACGCGAAATGCCAGAAACATTCCCCCCCCAGCACCAGGAAAGGTCACCGGGACTTGAGAAGGACATGATACCGAAACCTCTTTGCAAGGGCGAATGGTACATGGGAAGCGGAAAGCTCAAGGGAAAGGTCGCTATCATCACCGGCGGCGATAGCGGTATAGGACGGTCTGTCGCGATCTTTTTCGCACGGGAGGGCGCCGATATTGCCATAGTGTATTATGACGAGCATGAGGACGCGCGAAAGACCGCCCAGATGGTGGAAGAGGAAGGAGGAAAGGTCATTCTGCTGCCCGGGGACGTGGGCAAGTCCTCTTTCTGTGAGGAGGTCGTGCGGAAAACCCTGGATAAATTCCGGAAAATAGACATACTGGTGAATAACGCGGCGCATCAGCCTTTCCAGGATAACATAGAGAGCCTTACCGACGAACAGCTTGAGAGGACCTTCAAAACGAACATATTTTCATATTTCTTTCTCACAAGGTCCGCGGTCAAGCACTTAAAGCCGGGCAGCTGTGTGATAAATACCAGCTCGGTCGTAGCTTACAGGGGCACTACGCATCTATTGGATTACAGCGCCACCAAAGGCGCGGAGGTGGCGTTCACCCGCTCTTTGGCACTGCTTTTCGCGGAAAAAGAGATACGCGTTAATGCCGTCGCACCGGGACCGATCTGGACGCCTTTGACCCCGTCAACGTATCCTCCTGAATACATGCCGGATTTCGGGGAGCAGACCGTCATGAAAAGGGCGGGGCAGCCGGAAGAGGTCGCGCCCTCGTATGTTTTTCTGGCCAGCCGGGACTCATCCTACATGACCGGCCAGGTCCTTCATCCCAACGGGGGTGAGATAATCAATGGCTGAGAGGGGGCTGCTGAAAGATCTCGGTCTCGATCCGTTATCCAAAGCCGTCTCCAAGAGGATTAGGCAGCTCATGACCGGCCAGCCAGGCAGGAGATTCACCGATTATCACGAAAGGTTCGGGGCAAAGAGACCGCTAAAAAAAGCGTTCATGTTCATTTCGGCAGGGATATTCTGGTTGATAGCGCTCGTTCTTTCAGTAGCGCCGGGACCGGGTTTTCTATTCTTCCTGCTGGGGCTTGCGGTCATCGCCGCGCAGCTGGCTCCGGCAGCACGGTTTCTGGATCTTCTGGAATCGAAGATCCGTAAATAAAACACCTTCGAGTTCTACTGGTGAATCGATCCGTCGATTAGGAGCTAGAGTGACGAAGGACGATCTAAAAATAGTACTTGGAAGATGGGATTCGGTGGCCATAGTTATTGCCATAGTCATCGGCGTCGGTATCTTCAGGGTCCCTTCCGAGGTCGCCACGTACATAAAAAGCCCCTGGCTGATTATGGTCGCTTGGCTTGCGGGGGGCCTCATCTCTCTGGTGGGAGCGCTTTGTTACGCGGAACTTGCTTCTACTTTTCCCGAGACAGGCGGCAACTATGTATACCTTAAGAAGAGTTACGGGCCCTTGACCGCTTTCCTTTTCGGGTGGTCGGAACTTTTGGTGATAAGGGCGGGGTCATTGGCTGCGGTCGCTTTCATCTTCGCCGAATACCTGGCTTCCTTCCTGGGGGCGGACAAGCTCCTCGTAAAGCCCTTTGCGGTATTCTCTATAGTTCTGCTGGGTGTGGTGAACATCGCCGGTCTCCGGCAGAGCAAGAGAACCCAGAACTTTTTCGTGGTGGTCAAGCTTCTGGCGCTTGTCGCGCTCATATTTCTCGGCTTCATATCCGGTGAAGGTGACTACGGCAGATTCCGGATGTCCTTTGAAGGCGGGGGAGGAGATACTTTATATTTTTTCGGTGTGGCCCTTATCCCCATACTGTGGACATATGGGGGATGGCATGAGAATGTCTTTGTCGCCGGAGAGACGATAAACGCCAGAACGACCCTGCCCTTTGCGCTTGTCACTGGTATAGTTTCGGTCATAGTGCTGTACCTGGGGGCGAACGCTCTTTATCTTTATCTTTTTCCGCCAGAAGCGATCCAGCGAACCGATATCGTCGCCGCGAAAGTGTTCACGCTGCTTCACACCCGCTATGGCAGGAAGATCTTCGAATCGGTCGTGATAGTATCCTCGATAGCGACCATTAATTCGATGATAATGACCGGTTCAAGAATAACCTATGCCATGGCTCGAGACTTAAGGTATTTTAGATACTTCAACCGCCTCAGCAAGAGGCAGGCGACGCCCTACCGGGCGATCATCGTTCTTGCGGTATGGTCGGTGTTACTCGTTCTGTGGGGGACATTTAACAGGCTTTTGTATTTCGCGGGGTTTCTTGTATGGATATTCTTCGCCCTGGTAGTCGCCGGTCTTATCATTCTCCGCTATAAATACCCTGATAAGAAAAGGCCCTACGCGGTGTGGGGATACCCTTTTCTGCCGGCAGCTTTCATGATGGTTTCATTTGCTCTTGCCGTGGTCTCTTTCGCTTCGCATGTTCAAACCTCTCTTGCCGGGCTGGCGATCCTTGCCGCTGGATTGCCGCTGTATTATTTCTCGAAGAGAAAGGAATAAAGCGCGTGGAGAATAGTCAACAAAATGGTGAAACTGGCAATTGTTCTGGGGGGGATAGTCTGTTAACCTGTTCGCATGATGAAAAGAACTTTCAGACAAAGCAAAGATGTCGCCGGGCTTGAGAGCGAGGTAAAGGATAAATTAAAGAAGAGGAGCAGGCGGCTGAACAGCATGGACGGCATGCTTGCATCAAGGGGAGAGTTGAAAGCTGAACCCGATCGGGTTAACGTTGAGACCTTAAGAAGTATCGTCGAACCATAAGGAGGTAAGATGTTTCTGCTGGATGTATTGTTCGCGCTATTGATCGCCATAGCGGTTACGGCGGTTTTCGTAGTTCTTCTTAGGAAAAGAGGCCCCTGGCCGAGCGTCTGGATGTTCTTCGCGGTCATTTTTCTGGTGAGTTGGGCCGGAAGCCTTTGGATAGTCGCCACCGGACCGGTTTTTTACGGGATACCATGGCTGACCATACTGATAATAGGACTAATAACCGCTGTTCTTCTGGCGTCCGTGGCCCCGCCGCAACCACCCAGGACCAAGGCCGAGGTAGCTGAAAAGGCCAAGCAGGTCGAAGCGACCGAAGAGGTCTTCAACTTCTTTTTCTGGATACTGGTGATACTGCTTGTTTTCGTGATAGTTCTGGGTTACTGGTCGCTACCAAGAGCATACTGATAAAGCCCGGATCCCGTTCAAGAACGAACCGAAAAGGAGGATATACCATGAAACGCGTGGCTATAAACGGATTGGGAAGAATAGGGCGCGCGGCGCTCAAAATAATCATCTCCAGGCCGGAATTCGAGCTGGTGGCCGTGAATGATCTTGTTCCGACCGATAACCTGGCGTACCTTCTGCAGTACGACACGGTTTACGGCAGGTACGAAAAGGAAGTATCGTACGAAGAGGACGATCTCTGCATAGACGGTAAGGAGCACAAGGTGCTTCACATGAAGGACCCGGCGCAACTTCCGTGGAAAGACCTTGATGTGGATATCGTTTTCGAATGCACGGGCGTTTTCGGGAAAAAAGAAGAGCTGGAGAAACACGTGAAAGCCGGGGCAAAAAAGGTGATACTTTCAGCCCCTTCAAAATCGGAAGAAGTGCTTACGATCGTTCACGGAGTCAATGTCCAGGAGGGAGAGGATAATATCATCTCCTGCGCAAGCTGCACGACCAACTGCATAACGCCCGTGGTGGAGGTCATGTCGAGGAGGATCGGCATAAAAAAAGCGGTAATGACAACCATACACGCGTATACATCCACCCAGGCGATCGTGGATTCACCGGCGAGTAAATGGCGCCGGGGCAGGGCCGCGGCCTGCAACCTGGTGCCTACTTCAACGGGAGCGGCAAAGGCCACCATAAAGGTGCTCCCCCAATATGAGGGGAAATTCGACGGCGTTGCCGTAAGGGCTCCCGTTCCGGTGGGTTCGGTGGCGGACCTTGTCTTCGTCACCGAGAGAGAGACCACTGAAGAGGAGGTCAACTCCATATTCATAGAAGAGTCCCAGACCCAGAGATATAAGGGCGTTCTGGGCGTCGCCAAGATACCGGTGGTCTCATCCGACATCATAAAAGATCCCAGGGCGTCAATTTTTGACCCGGACATGACAAGGGTCATTGACGGCGATCTGGTCAAGGTGATGAGCTGGTATGACAACGAATGGGGATATGCCAACCAGATGGTGAACGAAGCCTTAAAAGGAAAGTAATAAATATCATCTAAGGAAAAGGGAGGATAATGAAAGAACTTAGGATAATATTCGTTTGTTTGGTTCTCGTGGCGGCAGTTGTGATCCTTCCCGGAGCGGGTAGCATCATCGCCGGCGCGCAGGAAGGAAAAATAACGGACGAGGAGATAACCCGCCAGGTGGAGAGCGAACTTCTGTACGATCCCGGCGTGGCTTCACACCTCGTCGATGTCAAGACCTATGAGGGGGTTGTCACCTTATCAGGGTCGGTCGATAACATCCTGGCGAAAGAAAGGGCCGGTCGGATATCCGAAACCGTAAAAGGCGCCAGGAGCGTTGTCAACGAGATCGAGGTCAGGCCCCTTGGAAGAGGTGATATGGATATACGAAGGGATATTGAAAAGGCTCTCCAGCTCGATCCGGCGGCGGATTCGTACGAGGTTACCGTTCGGGTGGAAGAAGGAAGCGTTACTCTCACCGGCCAAGTGGATTCCTGGGCGGAAAAGTCCCTTGCCGGAAGAGTGGCCAAAGGTGTTGCGGGCGTCAAGGAGGTGGACAACGTCATAAGTGTAGTCTACAAGAAAGAAAGACCCGATTTCGAGATAAAGAGCGACATACAGCAGAAACTTGAGAAGGATATTTATGTCGCATCCGGACTGATAGACATCTCGGTGAATGACGGTGACGTGACCCTTTCGGGCAGTGTCGGAAGCGCCTTCGAGAAGACACGGGCTGTGCTTGACTCCTGGGTCGCCGGGGTGGAATCCGTCAATGACCAGAAGCTCGAGGTCGTCCCGGTATTCGAGGACAAAATGCAAAGAAAGGGAGAGATTGTTGTAAAAGGGGATGAGAAGATCGAACAGGCGGTAAAAGATACCCTGAAATACGACCCGAGGGTGAATTCTTTCGATATAGACGTTTCCGCTGATGAAGGTGTGGTGACCCTGCGCGGCAAGGTCGATAACTTCGCCGCCAGGCGTGCCGCCACCAGGGACGTCAGAAATACCGCGGGAGTTGTCAGTGTGATAAATTTCATAAAGGTGCGGCCGCTCAAGGCGCCCGATGACGCTATAATAGCGGGTAACGTAAGAAGTGCCATGGAATGGGACCCTTATCTTGAGAAGTACGAGATCAGCGTGACCGTGCGCAACCAGAAAGCGTATCTCTACGGCGTGGTGGATACCTATTTCGAAAAGAGAAGGGCCAGTGATGTCGCTTCGCGTGTTTTCGGGGTGGCCGATGTCCAGAACAACCTCACTGTCAGTTATGTCTGGCCCCTTAAGAGCGACAAGGCCATTAAGAGGGATGTCCAGGACCAGCTTTTCTGGAGTCTTTTGGTCGATTCCACCGATATACAGGTGGAGGTGGATGATGGCACGGTGACCCTCAAGGGCCAGGTCTATGACTGGGCGGAACTTGACGCGGCTGTGCAGAACGCTTTCGAAGGTGGAGCTTACAAGGTCGAAAGCGAGCTTAACATAAAGGGCCAGGAAGAGACCTATCCGGCCATCTACGACTTTTATGATTACTACTGGTGGATGGATTGAACCGGTCCGGTCGCTCTGACCTTACGTTAACGAGAGGATGAAGGCATGCTGGAAATAAGGGACCTTTCCGTCGAGGTCGAGGGCAAAGAGATCCTTCGGAATATCGATCTCACCATCGCCGACGGCGAGGTGATGGTGATGTTCGGTCCGAACGGAAGTGGGAAATCCACTTTGGTGCGCGCGATCATGGGTTACAGCGGTTACCGGGTCAAGACGGGAGAGATTTTGTACAACGGAAAGAACGCCGGCTCTCTCTCCATAGAAGAGAAGGCCAGAGCGGGGATAGGGGTGATGTACCAGCACCCGCCGGCAATAAGAGGCGTAAGGCTCAACCAGATAGCCCGTTATATGTCCGATGACGATGAAAGGATCAAGACTCTCGCCGGAAAACTCTCTTTAAAGGGCCACCTGGACAGGGATATCAACCTCGCCTATTCCGGGGGCGAGATGAAACGCTCGGAACTATTCCAGGTACTGGTGCAGGATTGCCGGACCCTGCTTCTTGACGAGCCCGAATCGG harbors:
- a CDS encoding F0F1 ATP synthase subunit gamma is translated as MQKITAINRKIQSTEQMQSVVKTMKVLSAVNIRHYSQAVEALGEFSDNLHGALGLVLERMNLKGRLAGEDTRKSSVGIIVFGSQRGLSGRFNEQVISRAFGEMEKMNASADAALICVGKEVASRIRDRKIDRVFSFPGSDEGIIPLINEMLIRIESWRSTDGIENIYIYNNRPVSGAAFSPGAKRLFPLDEDWLKKLEGKKWPTKMLPLLNTPAEELFSSLIRQHFFVSIYESFMDSLAAENASRLAAMQAAEKNIEEKMDELRSLYNHLRQSSITAELLDIISGFEALEKKR
- a CDS encoding DUF362 domain-containing protein, which translates into the protein MKSRVVIIDEMNPEKAVTKALEEMEGLDGLFRGKHVAVKPNDTWASDDDNSACTRPDTLKGALRHIKHFNPRKITVTGGAGAGQTDKIFSLLGLDKVIREEDVEFFDHNRGPFREVSLDHGPQKSVMVNPYVLEYDTVVSLAQHKVHDSAVVTLGLKNIAMSYPAADYYGHPRNKKEHPHNFFRDLHSFIAGMCARFTIDLGIISGFPAMTGKGPIGGNAFDSGLVIASTDPVACDRIGSEVLGRGEAPYVRIAGELGLGRWELGDIDCYPLTLDEAKDIFTSRQSAS
- a CDS encoding acylphosphatase produces the protein MSKKRAHVTIKGRVQGVFFRTTAEEKASSLGISGWITNRRDGTVEGLFEGEEEAVDEMVSWCYEGSGPADVRDVDVKEEEYTGELNGFSVR
- a CDS encoding SDR family oxidoreductase, whose translation is MPETFPPQHQERSPGLEKDMIPKPLCKGEWYMGSGKLKGKVAIITGGDSGIGRSVAIFFAREGADIAIVYYDEHEDARKTAQMVEEEGGKVILLPGDVGKSSFCEEVVRKTLDKFRKIDILVNNAAHQPFQDNIESLTDEQLERTFKTNIFSYFFLTRSAVKHLKPGSCVINTSSVVAYRGTTHLLDYSATKGAEVAFTRSLALLFAEKEIRVNAVAPGPIWTPLTPSTYPPEYMPDFGEQTVMKRAGQPEEVAPSYVFLASRDSSYMTGQVLHPNGGEIING
- a CDS encoding amino acid permease yields the protein MRSSPRSWLRQHGFWIFWNRRSVNKTPSSSTGESIRRLGARVTKDDLKIVLGRWDSVAIVIAIVIGVGIFRVPSEVATYIKSPWLIMVAWLAGGLISLVGALCYAELASTFPETGGNYVYLKKSYGPLTAFLFGWSELLVIRAGSLAAVAFIFAEYLASFLGADKLLVKPFAVFSIVLLGVVNIAGLRQSKRTQNFFVVVKLLALVALIFLGFISGEGDYGRFRMSFEGGGGDTLYFFGVALIPILWTYGGWHENVFVAGETINARTTLPFALVTGIVSVIVLYLGANALYLYLFPPEAIQRTDIVAAKVFTLLHTRYGRKIFESVVIVSSIATINSMIMTGSRITYAMARDLRYFRYFNRLSKRQATPYRAIIVLAVWSVLLVLWGTFNRLLYFAGFLVWIFFALVVAGLIILRYKYPDKKRPYAVWGYPFLPAAFMMVSFALAVVSFASHVQTSLAGLAILAAGLPLYYFSKRKE
- the gap gene encoding type I glyceraldehyde-3-phosphate dehydrogenase, coding for MKRVAINGLGRIGRAALKIIISRPEFELVAVNDLVPTDNLAYLLQYDTVYGRYEKEVSYEEDDLCIDGKEHKVLHMKDPAQLPWKDLDVDIVFECTGVFGKKEELEKHVKAGAKKVILSAPSKSEEVLTIVHGVNVQEGEDNIISCASCTTNCITPVVEVMSRRIGIKKAVMTTIHAYTSTQAIVDSPASKWRRGRAAACNLVPTSTGAAKATIKVLPQYEGKFDGVAVRAPVPVGSVADLVFVTERETTEEEVNSIFIEESQTQRYKGVLGVAKIPVVSSDIIKDPRASIFDPDMTRVIDGDLVKVMSWYDNEWGYANQMVNEALKGK
- a CDS encoding BON domain-containing protein, encoding MKELRIIFVCLVLVAAVVILPGAGSIIAGAQEGKITDEEITRQVESELLYDPGVASHLVDVKTYEGVVTLSGSVDNILAKERAGRISETVKGARSVVNEIEVRPLGRGDMDIRRDIEKALQLDPAADSYEVTVRVEEGSVTLTGQVDSWAEKSLAGRVAKGVAGVKEVDNVISVVYKKERPDFEIKSDIQQKLEKDIYVASGLIDISVNDGDVTLSGSVGSAFEKTRAVLDSWVAGVESVNDQKLEVVPVFEDKMQRKGEIVVKGDEKIEQAVKDTLKYDPRVNSFDIDVSADEGVVTLRGKVDNFAARRAATRDVRNTAGVVSVINFIKVRPLKAPDDAIIAGNVRSAMEWDPYLEKYEISVTVRNQKAYLYGVVDTYFEKRRASDVASRVFGVADVQNNLTVSYVWPLKSDKAIKRDVQDQLFWSLLVDSTDIQVEVDDGTVTLKGQVYDWAELDAAVQNAFEGGAYKVESELNIKGQEETYPAIYDFYDYYWWMD
- a CDS encoding ATP-binding cassette domain-containing protein, whose product is MLEIRDLSVEVEGKEILRNIDLTIADGEVMVMFGPNGSGKSTLVRAIMGYSGYRVKTGEILYNGKNAGSLSIEEKARAGIGVMYQHPPAIRGVRLNQIARYMSDDDERIKTLAGKLSLKGHLDRDINLAYSGGEMKRSELFQVLVQDCRTLLLDEPESGVDIENVALMGRVLNDHLKESARSSLIITHTGYILDYVEAARACVLLEGTIWCDGRSPKEVFKSIREEGYSKCKECQDRTTS